In a single window of the Melioribacteraceae bacterium genome:
- a CDS encoding response regulator transcription factor translates to MKNILLIIEDDVSIAKGLCEYFSNENYEVLASHNGEEGYLLACNSKIDLIILDLMLPSKNGMEICRDLRMKKNSTPILMLTSKGDEVDKIIGLEIGADDYVTKPFSLRELSARVKAILRRNKYALNDIEEINFSNISINFKKQEAFKNKNPLNFSTMEFKILKYFSMHEGEVITREMLLDEVWGFESYPTTRTVDNFILSLRKQVEKNPSAPKHLLTIHKAGYKFVR, encoded by the coding sequence ATGAAAAATATACTCTTGATAATTGAGGATGATGTTTCCATCGCCAAAGGATTGTGCGAATATTTTAGTAATGAAAATTATGAAGTATTGGCTTCTCATAATGGCGAAGAGGGTTATTTGCTAGCCTGTAATTCAAAAATTGATTTAATAATTCTTGATCTAATGCTCCCCAGTAAAAATGGCATGGAGATTTGTCGAGATTTAAGAATGAAAAAAAATAGTACTCCGATTTTAATGCTTACGAGTAAAGGGGATGAGGTGGACAAAATAATAGGTTTAGAAATTGGCGCCGACGATTATGTTACAAAACCATTCAGCTTGAGAGAACTTAGTGCGCGAGTAAAGGCAATATTAAGAAGAAACAAGTACGCCTTAAACGACATCGAAGAAATTAATTTTAGTAATATTTCTATCAATTTTAAAAAACAAGAAGCTTTCAAAAACAAAAATCCTCTTAATTTTTCCACGATGGAGTTTAAAATCCTAAAATATTTTTCTATGCACGAGGGGGAAGTAATTACAAGGGAGATGCTGCTTGATGAAGTCTGGGGATTCGAAAGTTATCCCACCACAAGAACGGTTGATAATTTTATTCTTTCACTCAGAAAACAAGTTGAAAAAAACCCATCTGCACCGAAACACTTGTTAACAATTCATAAGGCGGGTTACAAATTCGTTAGATGA
- a CDS encoding 5'-nucleotidase C-terminal domain-containing protein translates to MKQFTFLLRLLIILQCFCYPKFGIYGQSADTLTIIHLNDTHSTLAPLAPRMESLLGTKGGIARAASLIYNLKSTEKNVLTLHAGDFFIGDIFFNLYFGVPELHIIKEIGFDAMALGNHEFDLTPETLLGVFQNAFVDGGFPILSANALCENEKVKPLKNFVNPYIIKNMGKMKIGIFGLTTPETNIFSLPAPIVFDDKLPELTLQTVTQLKEEGCNIIICLSHLGLSIDKQIAENVPGINIIVGGHDHLALFSPIEISNPLNKTWIVQADAFYKYVGVMKIEQKNDALSLLDYELIPLDESIPELEPVKHMVDQLISDLESTFGIPFFSKAIAYAQDDFEEVANSNSSGMYDTPVGNLITTAFLETMKTDIALITGGSSAQKLFKGPVTPVDVFRMIGYGFNEKNGLGYRIATFNITGEELWKGIETCVSQMEINDELLAQVSGMRYLFNINSPVGKRVEYIEVKGKMIDPTATYSVATNEFLINAFPMFGINISNIQVFEDLTEFEVVLNYVMAKEILVPELKAPVTGLEETQAVIPNQYLLEQNYPNPFNPRTTILYQIAEQGIVELKVYDSLGQLISTLVNKEQSPGHYKAFWNAENVASGIYFYQLKCGNFSEIKKMLFIK, encoded by the coding sequence ATGAAACAGTTTACATTTCTACTTAGACTACTAATAATTCTTCAGTGTTTTTGTTACCCAAAATTTGGCATATACGGACAATCGGCCGATACTTTAACAATTATTCACCTAAACGATACTCATTCAACTTTAGCCCCGCTTGCACCAAGAATGGAATCGCTTCTGGGAACCAAAGGAGGCATCGCAAGAGCAGCAAGTTTAATTTATAATTTGAAATCAACTGAAAAGAACGTTTTAACATTGCATGCTGGGGACTTTTTTATAGGCGATATTTTTTTCAACCTTTACTTTGGTGTTCCCGAACTGCATATAATTAAAGAAATTGGCTTTGACGCAATGGCACTTGGAAATCATGAATTTGATTTAACACCAGAAACACTTCTTGGTGTATTTCAAAATGCTTTTGTCGATGGTGGATTTCCCATATTATCAGCAAATGCTTTATGTGAAAATGAAAAAGTAAAGCCCCTTAAAAATTTTGTTAATCCTTATATAATAAAGAATATGGGGAAAATGAAAATTGGAATTTTTGGACTAACCACTCCAGAGACAAATATTTTTTCCTTACCCGCTCCGATTGTATTTGATGATAAATTACCTGAACTGACTTTACAGACCGTAACACAGCTAAAGGAAGAGGGTTGTAATATTATAATATGCTTATCTCACTTAGGTCTCTCAATTGATAAACAAATAGCAGAAAATGTTCCTGGTATTAATATAATTGTGGGAGGACATGATCATCTCGCGCTTTTTTCGCCAATTGAAATTTCAAACCCATTAAATAAAACCTGGATTGTTCAAGCAGATGCCTTTTATAAATACGTAGGAGTAATGAAGATAGAACAGAAAAACGATGCTTTATCTTTGCTAGATTACGAATTGATACCGCTGGATGAATCCATTCCCGAATTAGAGCCAGTTAAACATATGGTTGATCAGTTAATCTCTGATTTAGAATCAACTTTTGGAATTCCTTTTTTTTCAAAAGCAATAGCTTATGCACAGGATGATTTTGAAGAAGTTGCAAACTCGAATTCATCGGGAATGTATGATACTCCAGTTGGTAATTTAATAACAACCGCCTTTTTAGAAACTATGAAAACAGATATTGCTTTAATTACAGGCGGGTCATCCGCTCAAAAACTTTTTAAAGGTCCGGTTACACCAGTGGATGTTTTTCGAATGATTGGTTATGGCTTTAATGAAAAAAATGGTCTTGGTTACAGAATTGCCACCTTTAATATTACAGGAGAGGAACTTTGGAAAGGAATTGAAACATGTGTGTCGCAAATGGAAATAAATGATGAGCTATTAGCTCAAGTTTCGGGTATGAGATATCTATTTAATATTAATAGTCCAGTTGGCAAGAGAGTCGAATATATTGAAGTAAAAGGAAAAATGATTGATCCAACTGCAACATATTCTGTAGCAACCAATGAATTTCTAATTAACGCGTTTCCGATGTTTGGAATTAATATTTCTAACATCCAGGTCTTTGAGGATCTCACCGAATTTGAAGTTGTGCTAAACTATGTTATGGCAAAAGAAATTCTTGTGCCCGAATTAAAAGCCCCGGTAACCGGGCTCGAGGAAACACAAGCGGTAATTCCTAATCAATATCTACTAGAACAAAACTATCCCAATCCCTTTAATCCACGCACAACAATTTTATATCAAATTGCAGAACAAGGAATTGTTGAGTTAAAGGTTTACGATAGTCTTGGGCAATTAATTTCAACACTAGTTAATAAGGAACAATCACCCGGACACTATAAAGCATTCTGGAATGCAGAGAACGTTGCTAGTGGAATTTACTTCTATCAGCTCAAGTGTGGTAACTTTTCAGAAATTAAGAAAATGTTATTCATTAAATAA
- a CDS encoding DUF2911 domain-containing protein — MKRNILILFVLISAITINAQLELPRVSQKAQVSQTIGYCNITIDYYRPAVKEREIWGALVPFGKIWRTGANDATTIQFTTNVSINGMSVPAGIYSLFTIPEKDEWTIILNKTFKQWGAYNYKSDDDLMRFTVKPATSEFNERLLFSFTEVSDSTATLSISWEKLKVSFTIKEDIYKHAHQKIKEALAQNPDKADIHNLAVRYAADNSIFLDEAVVWADKAVSLGGGYVSHFQKARVLYSSKNYVDALKSLAKCRETGRNEKNYQSFVSQIDFLEKQINSAMK, encoded by the coding sequence ATGAAAAGAAATATTTTAATTCTGTTTGTTTTAATTTCGGCTATAACAATAAATGCCCAGTTAGAACTTCCACGCGTCAGCCAAAAAGCGCAAGTCTCACAAACTATCGGTTATTGTAATATTACAATTGATTATTATCGTCCTGCCGTAAAGGAAAGAGAGATTTGGGGCGCACTTGTACCATTTGGAAAAATTTGGAGAACCGGCGCTAACGACGCCACCACAATTCAATTTACAACAAACGTCTCAATTAACGGAATGAGTGTGCCAGCCGGAATTTATTCGTTATTTACAATTCCCGAAAAAGATGAGTGGACTATCATACTTAATAAAACATTTAAACAATGGGGCGCATATAATTACAAAAGTGATGATGACTTAATGAGATTTACCGTTAAGCCGGCCACATCTGAATTTAACGAACGGCTTCTTTTTTCTTTCACAGAAGTATCAGATTCAACCGCAACATTATCAATTTCCTGGGAAAAATTAAAAGTATCATTCACTATTAAAGAAGATATTTATAAACACGCACATCAAAAAATAAAAGAAGCGCTAGCGCAAAATCCCGATAAGGCTGATATTCATAATTTAGCAGTTAGATATGCCGCGGATAATTCCATTTTTTTAGATGAGGCAGTTGTGTGGGCCGATAAAGCTGTTTCGTTGGGCGGTGGATATGTTTCTCACTTTCAAAAAGCGCGTGTACTTTACTCATCTAAAAATTATGTTGATGCATTAAAATCGCTGGCAAAATGCCGCGAAACCGGACGCAATGAGAAAAACTACCAGAGTTTTGTTTCTCAAATAGATTTTCTAGAAAAACAAATTAATTCGGCAATGAAATAG
- a CDS encoding 4-hydroxy-3-methylbut-2-enyl diphosphate reductase, translating to MKKFDIPDHYRSSIISKIKEKRKLLDPRKKDFSPTILDFGAVTFLIARHFGFCYGVENAIEIAYKTIDENPSKRIFLLSEMIHNPHVNEDLKSRGINFIMDNYGNHFIDWGEITSNDIVIIPAFGTTIEIERLLIEKGIDTVKYNTTCPFVEKVWNRAVDLGNQNFSVVIHGKAKHEETRATFSHSIRNAKSIIIRDIEEGRILAEFVLGNRPEEEFYSFFSGKYSDGFNLLTDLTRVGVVNQTTMLASETEEIAELLRQTMILKYGNENIKNHFADTRDTLCYATNDNQSATLGLLENEADLSIVIGGYNSSNTSHLVELLESKFKTFFISDSRKIESKELIKHFDLHQKSEVVSSFLPGKEKVKIAITSGASCPDSIVDDVLNKILSFYSINVEIDDVVENSVR from the coding sequence ATGAAAAAATTTGACATTCCCGACCATTACAGAAGTTCGATAATTTCTAAAATTAAAGAGAAGAGAAAACTGCTCGACCCGAGAAAAAAGGATTTCTCCCCCACAATTCTCGATTTCGGGGCGGTTACCTTCTTGATCGCCCGTCATTTTGGGTTTTGTTATGGTGTAGAAAACGCTATTGAAATAGCCTACAAAACAATTGATGAAAATCCCAGTAAAAGAATTTTTCTATTAAGTGAAATGATTCATAACCCGCATGTAAATGAAGATTTAAAAAGTCGCGGCATTAATTTTATAATGGATAATTACGGAAATCATTTTATTGATTGGGGAGAAATTACAAGTAATGATATTGTTATTATTCCCGCATTCGGCACAACAATAGAAATTGAAAGATTGTTGATCGAAAAAGGGATCGATACTGTAAAGTACAACACAACTTGTCCATTTGTTGAAAAGGTGTGGAATAGAGCTGTTGATCTTGGCAACCAAAACTTTTCGGTGGTAATTCATGGTAAAGCAAAACATGAAGAAACAAGAGCAACTTTTTCACACAGTATTCGAAATGCCAAATCAATCATTATCCGTGATATTGAAGAGGGAAGAATTCTTGCTGAGTTTGTTTTAGGCAATCGTCCCGAAGAGGAATTCTATTCATTCTTTAGTGGAAAATATTCTGATGGTTTTAATTTATTAACCGACTTAACAAGAGTTGGTGTAGTTAATCAAACAACAATGCTTGCCAGTGAAACTGAAGAAATTGCAGAACTTTTAAGACAAACCATGATATTGAAATATGGAAATGAAAATATTAAAAATCATTTCGCCGATACCCGGGACACACTATGTTATGCAACTAATGATAATCAATCGGCAACTTTAGGATTGTTAGAAAATGAAGCCGATCTCTCAATTGTAATTGGCGGGTATAACAGTTCAAATACTTCTCATCTTGTTGAACTCCTCGAAAGTAAATTCAAAACATTTTTTATTTCTGATTCGAGGAAGATTGAGAGCAAAGAATTAATAAAACATTTCGACTTGCATCAGAAGTCTGAAGTTGTTTCATCATTTTTACCAGGTAAAGAAAAAGTTAAGATTGCGATTACAAGCGGAGCTTCCTGCCCCGATTCAATTGTTGATGATGTGTTGAATAAAATTTTATCTTTTTACTCTATCAATGTTGAAATTGATGACGTAGTTGAAAACTCTGTGAGGTAA
- the glgA gene encoding glycogen synthase GlgA: MKIAFASSEIFPYAKTGGLADVAGSLPVELKKMGHEVKVFMPKYNLIDEEKNGLEYQWDIGEMPIRIDGRVHQVHVHKSLLPDSDVEVYFIDCPYYFYRGQIYTENWDEDERFLLFQKGVIEVIQRLKWKPDIIHCNDWQTALIPLMLRDNYKWDKLFDNTATVFTIHNVAYQGRFSKEAFHKAEIEYKYFLDGGIGEYEGGVNFMKTAIYSADAINTVSENYARELLTPEYGEGMHPFLILRKNDFYGILNGVDYSIWNPETDKHIPFHYNADDLSGKEENKKYLLDKFNLPYDEKIPMIGIVSRMVSQKGFDIVADGIEELVKLNAQWVVLGSGEQKYQEMFTYLSKSLPNKFVSYIGYNNDLAHLIEAGADIFLMPSKFEPCGLNQIYSLKYGTVPVVRKTGGLADTILDWNEYLTQGLEIGTGYSFWDYNTTALVHSVQRAVNDFQLKDVWRKIQLNGMKQNYSWENSALKYVELYDHARKNRIKQMGN, encoded by the coding sequence ATGAAGATAGCTTTTGCGTCAAGCGAAATATTCCCATATGCTAAAACAGGCGGATTGGCCGATGTTGCCGGATCGCTCCCGGTTGAATTAAAAAAAATGGGGCACGAAGTAAAAGTCTTTATGCCCAAGTACAATTTAATTGATGAAGAAAAAAATGGTCTCGAGTATCAATGGGATATTGGAGAAATGCCAATTAGAATTGATGGACGCGTTCACCAGGTGCATGTTCATAAATCATTACTGCCCGATTCCGATGTGGAAGTATATTTTATTGATTGCCCCTACTATTTCTACCGGGGGCAAATTTATACGGAAAACTGGGACGAGGATGAGAGATTTCTTTTATTTCAAAAAGGAGTAATTGAGGTAATTCAAAGATTAAAATGGAAGCCCGACATTATTCACTGCAACGATTGGCAGACAGCACTAATTCCCTTAATGCTGAGAGATAATTATAAGTGGGACAAACTTTTTGATAATACCGCGACTGTGTTCACAATACATAATGTTGCCTACCAAGGAAGATTTTCTAAAGAGGCATTTCACAAGGCTGAAATTGAATACAAATATTTTCTTGATGGAGGCATAGGGGAATATGAGGGCGGAGTAAATTTTATGAAAACGGCAATTTATTCTGCCGATGCTATTAATACGGTTAGTGAGAATTATGCCCGCGAATTATTGACTCCCGAATATGGAGAGGGGATGCATCCCTTTTTAATTTTACGCAAAAATGACTTTTACGGAATATTAAATGGAGTAGACTATTCTATTTGGAATCCGGAAACCGATAAGCATATTCCATTTCACTATAATGCAGATGATCTTTCGGGTAAAGAAGAAAATAAAAAATATCTGCTCGACAAATTTAATCTCCCCTATGATGAAAAAATTCCGATGATCGGTATCGTATCGAGAATGGTATCCCAAAAAGGTTTTGATATTGTTGCCGACGGAATTGAAGAACTAGTTAAGTTAAACGCGCAATGGGTTGTGCTTGGTAGCGGTGAACAGAAATACCAGGAGATGTTCACATACCTAAGTAAATCATTACCAAATAAATTTGTTTCATATATCGGTTATAATAATGATCTGGCCCATTTAATTGAAGCCGGAGCGGATATATTTTTAATGCCCTCAAAATTTGAACCGTGCGGGTTGAATCAGATTTATTCATTGAAGTATGGTACCGTGCCGGTTGTTAGAAAAACCGGGGGACTCGCAGATACTATCCTTGATTGGAATGAATATTTAACACAAGGGCTCGAAATTGGCACCGGATATTCATTCTGGGATTATAACACAACAGCATTGGTACATTCGGTTCAGCGTGCAGTTAATGATTTTCAATTAAAGGATGTTTGGAGAAAAATTCAACTCAATGGAATGAAGCAGAATTATTCATGGGAAAATTCAGCGCTTAAATATGTTGAACTTTATGATCATGCACGTAAAAACAGAATTAAACAAATGGGGAACTAA
- a CDS encoding metallophosphoesterase — protein sequence MKISQAIIFFGTVFLVYGSINYYVIRRIVSVIPDSYKTLAIIILAATASSFFVGRILENYWYTYLIDFLIWVGSIWLAIMFYTFLCLVILDLLRLINHFIPFVPKVFFEHPVKTKKIIALIILVLVTTSVVGGIINSRIFVVKKYNIHLDKSGGDRSKLRIVMASDLHLGHIYGHYFMYDFVKTINSLKPDVVLLAGDIVDEDIAPLIRENLGEKFDSIKSKYGIYAVTGNHEFIGGVEPAVEYLTKQGIKFLRDTSILVDNSFYLVGREDRDINRFTSKKRKPLDEILSETDKSFPVIMMDHQPFNLEQAEQNGVDLQLSGHTHNGQLWPLNHIVNKVYELAWGYKRKTNTHYYVSSGAGGWGPPVRTGSRPEIIKINLHFKE from the coding sequence ATGAAAATAAGTCAAGCTATAATTTTTTTTGGCACTGTTTTTTTAGTATACGGCTCAATTAATTATTATGTAATAAGAAGAATAGTCTCCGTTATTCCAGACTCATATAAAACATTAGCAATAATTATTTTGGCGGCAACTGCATCCTCTTTTTTTGTGGGCAGAATACTCGAAAATTATTGGTACACATACCTTATTGATTTTCTAATTTGGGTTGGATCAATTTGGCTGGCAATAATGTTCTATACATTTCTTTGTTTGGTAATCCTGGATTTGCTCCGATTAATTAATCATTTCATTCCCTTCGTGCCAAAAGTCTTTTTTGAACATCCGGTTAAAACCAAAAAAATAATTGCCTTAATTATACTTGTACTTGTTACAACTTCAGTGGTCGGCGGAATTATCAACAGCAGGATATTTGTTGTAAAAAAATATAATATTCATCTCGACAAATCGGGTGGAGATCGTAGCAAACTAAGAATTGTAATGGCATCAGATCTTCATCTTGGTCATATTTATGGCCATTATTTTATGTATGATTTTGTTAAAACAATTAATTCTTTGAAACCAGATGTGGTTCTTTTAGCCGGCGATATTGTTGATGAAGACATTGCTCCATTAATAAGAGAAAATTTGGGAGAAAAATTTGATTCAATAAAATCAAAATATGGAATTTATGCTGTTACCGGCAATCATGAATTTATTGGGGGTGTTGAGCCGGCAGTTGAATATCTTACAAAACAGGGAATTAAGTTTTTGCGTGACACTTCAATTCTTGTAGATAATTCTTTTTATCTAGTTGGGCGCGAGGATAGAGATATTAATCGCTTTACATCAAAGAAAAGAAAACCACTTGATGAGATATTATCCGAAACAGATAAGTCATTCCCGGTAATAATGATGGATCATCAACCATTTAATTTAGAACAGGCAGAACAGAATGGAGTTGATCTGCAATTAAGCGGGCACACACACAATGGACAGCTTTGGCCCTTAAATCATATAGTTAATAAAGTTTATGAATTGGCGTGGGGATACAAAAGAAAAACAAATACCCACTATTATGTTTCGAGCGGAGCTGGTGGTTGGGGTCCTCCGGTTAGAACCGGCAGCAGACCGGAAATAATTAAAATTAATCTTCACTTCAAAGAGTAG
- a CDS encoding ThuA domain-containing protein, whose protein sequence is MIKKIILIIIISFALIDHLSAQSQKVLIVTGGKTPDKENFYSLFEKFEYDTISKPAAFTLFGSDKLKDYKAILFYDTYQSISEEEKNNFLKIFEYGIDVFFLHHSIVSHQEWDEYEKIVGGKYFHQKYSDDGKIYGPSTYKHDQDFVVKIVDKSHPVTKGLNDFEIHDETYLNYRVQKNVKVLLTTDYRESGEILGWTHTYKNSKVVFIMLGHDKIAFSNGNFKKLINNTFEYLLSN, encoded by the coding sequence ATGATAAAGAAAATAATATTAATAATTATAATTTCTTTTGCTTTAATAGATCACCTATCTGCCCAATCTCAAAAAGTATTAATTGTAACCGGCGGAAAGACACCGGATAAAGAAAATTTTTATAGCCTATTTGAAAAGTTCGAGTACGATACAATTTCAAAACCCGCCGCTTTTACTTTATTCGGTTCCGACAAATTGAAGGATTACAAAGCAATTTTGTTTTATGATACATATCAGTCAATTAGTGAAGAGGAGAAAAATAATTTTCTGAAAATATTTGAATATGGAATAGACGTGTTCTTTCTGCACCATTCCATAGTCTCTCACCAAGAATGGGATGAGTATGAGAAAATTGTCGGTGGAAAATATTTTCATCAAAAGTATAGTGATGATGGAAAAATATATGGCCCATCAACTTATAAACACGATCAAGATTTTGTTGTAAAAATAGTTGATAAATCACATCCGGTAACAAAGGGATTAAATGATTTTGAAATCCACGACGAAACATATCTCAACTATCGAGTTCAGAAAAATGTAAAAGTACTACTCACCACAGATTATAGAGAAAGCGGAGAAATATTAGGATGGACGCACACCTATAAAAACTCAAAGGTAGTTTTTATAATGCTTGGACACGATAAAATTGCTTTCAGTAATGGTAACTTTAAAAAACTAATCAACAATACTTTCGAGTATTTGTTGAGCAATTAA
- a CDS encoding S8 family peptidase, whose protein sequence is MKKLLIILAITSLLSAQEIIRDGNSFYLSNTLIVKFKENPSPNFNIQELFSSRKNNTINSTVISFKKLYEDNPNILFKGSNSLANIYSIEIITSEDIRSVAQKISSFKNVEYAEPRYIHKLAYVPSDSLYKNGSQDHLNRIFAEDAWNITKGDSSVLIAIIDTGVDWGHPDLAANILKDINGKVIGKDFGGTNGIADDDPIEDIDLNNPLAFHGTHVAGIASAVTDNKIGVASIGYNCTILPVKVSRSDRRDDRGYPYVYYGYEGIKYAADNGARIINCSWGGYSYSRYEQDIINYAASLGAVVVAASGNDNLPDTFYPAGYENVLSVGWLNYFSDQKFPNGNYGKDVDVMAPGTFILSTWQRIPDNETMYRSISGSSMASPLVAGLAGLVAAQFPNYSPEQIIQRIRATADDIYSANEANLKYLLGKGRVNAFKAVAQTNVVAVKGSDIKFIERGNNNGIFETNESVEVAVSIKNYFEQINNLSITVETDDPYINLSLLTNSNFSLDASREYPNLYTFKFDILPTAPTNHTINFLIHYKSIGYEDYQWITARINPTYDNHNNNKITMTVTSKGTLAYNDFPNNLEGEGFKYNNNDNVMFEGAFMYGTGKNNLMDAARSGQSQSFDFLSLQQYKVVTPGKIADQEGFTMFNDSEAKTASLGITTEMTTYSFQNPPDDNYVIIKTRLKNETDQVINNIYAGYFVDWDIPFSNSNDDTTGYDRTNNFAFAFDKGLVDDPNYYGSALLSDLNYSYYPLLTDGSAGEIIMINGFEDLEKFTALSSGIKFSGGVGGDVSYVMGGGPFSISPKSYKDVAFVFAGAESMDNLRNTIIQSRKKYIEVITGVIEDVELPTEFTLFQNYPNPFNPQTTISYVIPNGMPASNVHVTLKVYDILGREVATLVNEIQQAGIHNYKFSIINSQLSSAVYFYRLHAGDFVSVKKMILMK, encoded by the coding sequence ATGAAGAAACTTTTGATTATACTGGCAATTACTTCCCTTCTTTCAGCTCAGGAAATAATACGGGATGGAAATTCATTTTATTTATCTAATACATTAATCGTGAAGTTCAAAGAAAATCCTTCGCCAAATTTTAATATTCAAGAACTTTTTTCTTCCCGAAAAAACAATACAATTAATTCGACAGTTATTTCATTTAAAAAGTTATACGAGGATAACCCAAACATTTTATTTAAAGGAAGTAATTCACTGGCAAATATTTATTCTATAGAAATAATTACAAGCGAGGACATTCGTTCTGTAGCACAGAAAATTTCTTCATTTAAAAATGTTGAGTACGCAGAACCAAGATATATTCACAAACTAGCTTATGTCCCCTCCGATTCTTTATACAAAAACGGTTCACAAGATCATCTCAACCGCATATTTGCTGAAGATGCTTGGAATATAACGAAGGGAGATTCTTCTGTATTAATTGCAATAATTGATACTGGGGTTGATTGGGGACATCCCGATTTGGCGGCAAATATTTTAAAAGATATTAATGGTAAAGTGATAGGTAAAGATTTTGGTGGAACAAACGGTATCGCTGATGATGATCCCATTGAAGATATTGATTTAAACAATCCTCTCGCGTTTCACGGTACTCATGTGGCGGGAATTGCTTCTGCTGTAACTGATAATAAAATTGGTGTTGCCTCAATTGGATATAACTGTACAATTCTTCCGGTAAAAGTATCAAGAAGTGACAGAAGAGATGATCGAGGTTATCCTTATGTTTATTATGGCTACGAAGGCATTAAATATGCGGCGGATAACGGAGCTAGAATTATTAACTGCAGCTGGGGTGGTTATAGTTATTCCCGTTATGAGCAGGATATTATAAATTACGCCGCGTCGTTGGGAGCGGTTGTTGTAGCGGCTTCTGGAAACGACAACTTGCCCGATACTTTTTATCCCGCAGGTTATGAAAATGTTTTATCAGTCGGCTGGCTGAATTATTTTTCTGATCAAAAATTTCCAAATGGAAATTATGGAAAAGATGTTGACGTTATGGCTCCGGGCACATTTATACTTTCAACTTGGCAGAGAATTCCAGATAATGAAACAATGTACAGATCAATTAGTGGTTCATCTATGGCTTCTCCGCTGGTTGCGGGATTAGCTGGATTGGTGGCAGCACAATTCCCAAATTATTCCCCCGAACAGATTATTCAAAGAATTCGAGCCACTGCCGATGATATCTACAGCGCAAATGAAGCAAATCTAAAATACCTTTTGGGAAAAGGGAGAGTGAATGCTTTTAAAGCTGTCGCGCAAACAAATGTCGTTGCCGTGAAAGGAAGTGATATTAAATTTATTGAACGAGGTAATAATAATGGGATTTTTGAAACAAACGAGAGCGTGGAAGTTGCGGTTTCAATCAAAAATTATTTCGAGCAAATCAATAATCTTAGTATTACAGTTGAGACTGATGACCCATACATTAACTTAAGCTTGCTAACAAACAGTAATTTTTCCCTAGATGCATCAAGAGAATACCCCAATTTATACACGTTCAAGTTTGATATACTGCCGACCGCGCCAACTAATCATACAATCAATTTCTTGATTCACTATAAATCAATTGGATATGAAGATTATCAATGGATAACGGCAAGAATTAATCCAACCTATGACAATCATAACAATAATAAAATTACTATGACTGTTACGAGTAAAGGAACGTTAGCTTATAATGATTTTCCCAATAATCTTGAGGGAGAGGGATTTAAGTACAACAATAACGACAACGTAATGTTTGAAGGCGCATTCATGTATGGAACCGGAAAGAATAACTTAATGGACGCGGCACGAAGCGGACAATCGCAAAGTTTCGATTTCCTTTCTCTTCAACAATACAAAGTAGTTACTCCGGGTAAAATAGCCGATCAAGAGGGATTTACTATGTTTAATGATTCCGAAGCAAAAACCGCTTCACTAGGAATTACGACCGAAATGACTACATATTCATTTCAAAACCCGCCGGATGATAATTATGTAATAATTAAAACAAGACTTAAAAATGAGACCGATCAAGTAATCAATAATATTTATGCTGGTTATTTTGTTGATTGGGATATTCCCTTTAGTAATTCGAATGATGACACTACAGGCTACGATAGAACAAATAATTTTGCGTTTGCATTCGATAAAGGTTTGGTTGATGATCCAAATTATTACGGTTCTGCATTGTTGTCCGATTTGAATTATTCATATTACCCATTGTTAACGGATGGTTCAGCCGGAGAAATAATTATGATTAATGGTTTTGAGGACCTTGAAAAATTTACTGCTCTTTCGAGCGGAATAAAATTTAGTGGTGGTGTCGGAGGAGATGTTTCTTATGTTATGGGAGGAGGACCTTTTTCTATTTCACCTAAATCTTATAAAGATGTGGCATTTGTATTTGCCGGCGCTGAATCAATGGATAATTTGAGAAACACCATAATACAGAGCAGAAAAAAGTATATTGAGGTTATTACCGGTGTTATTGAGGATGTTGAACTCCCAACTGAGTTTACTCTTTTTCAAAACTATCCCAATCCTTTTAATCCACAGACGACAATCAGCTATGTCATTCCGAACGGCATGCCTGCTAGCAATGTTCACGTTACATTAAAAGTGTACGACATATTGGGTAGAGAAGTGGCAACGCTTGTGAACGAAATACAGCAAGCAGGAATTCATAATTATAAATTCTCAATTATCAATTCACAATTATCTTCCGCTGTTTATTTCTACCGTCTGCACGCGGGTGATTTTGTTTCTGTAAAAAAGATGATTTTGATGAAATAA